In Necator americanus strain Aroian chromosome IV, whole genome shotgun sequence, the following proteins share a genomic window:
- a CDS encoding hypothetical protein (NECATOR_CHRIV.G14577.T5), whose translation MTKDEKKLEKNEEENKEKKVSIAQLFRYATYKELVLLFIGIGVSLVTGAGLPLMSILQGRVTQAFVNEQMYRTNTTPGPSFHYNDTDFNHDIMNAVYGYTGMALGMFLAANIQVSCFLIVCEQMSNRIRRKFVQAILRQDIPWFDKNNSGTLATKLFDNLERVKEGTGDKIGLMFQYTSQFLTGFVIAFTHSWKLTLVMLAVTPLQALCGFGIAKSMSTFTIAETIKYAKAGKIVEQAISSIRTVCALNGLHFEIGRYKTALLEARRAGILKNLFVGISFCLMGLVNFSSFALAFYVGITWAVDGELKLQDLMTTFFSVMMGSLALGQAGPQFAVLGVAQGAAASIYEVLDREPEIDSSSKSGRRDLKIKGNIEVKDVVFNYPSRPDVPVLKKLSLSVKAGETIALVGSSGCGKSTIVSLLLRYYDVIGGEIIIDGVPISQINIEYLRNQIAVVSQEPILFNCSIEENIRYGKFDLTHQELAAACRMANVEQFINTLPQGYQTIVGDRGTQLSGGQKQRVAIARALVRDPKILLLDEATSALDAESESVVQRALDKASVGRTTIIIAHRLSTIKNAHKIIAMKAGEVVEFGTHYELLANKGLYYDLVNAQRFTDAVDDVDAHVEVEDHVANMRRASLVSRELSVQAVNDMQIKMRAATIMTMDGQEQDETKEKKDDITRLKKEMKDEGVKKTNLLQIFTYAKPHWMPLVVGLTACTIGGLVYPTYSVIFMQVISSFSNTSTLLSTGHFWALMFLVLAFVQGTTMFSQTFFMGLGAENLTMDLRSKLFSNILSQDMGYFDSPLHACGKICTRLASDVPNLRSAIDFRLSTVVSTLIAIVAGIVLAFIYGWQMAFLVVGILPLLAHEQTPSPKESPAPPYRTYGFGQSLRVRVYSGKHRKNAKDFEDSGKVAMEAIEHVRTVQALTKEEAFHEKFCHHLDKPHRDALKESFIQGVAYGFASAVVYVLNCCSYRLGLYLVLHSIMLPMKVLRVMYAITISSTTLGFASSYFPEYMKATFAGGIIFNMLDQKPKIDNLSNEGKREKLSGAVTFKNVRFSYPERPQLEILKGLSFTARPGETLALVGPSGCGKSTVVSLIERFYDIKSGEVLLDSHDIRTLNPCHTRSQIAIVSQEPILFDCSIADNIAYGLEQRPSQPEIEEAAKKANIHTFISQLPDGYNTPVGDKGTQLSGGQKQRIAIARALVRSPKILLLDEATSALDTESEKIVQEALDRAREGRTCIVIAHRLSTVVNADQIAVVKGGVIVEQGSHNELMAKRGSYFELTQKQLVKASSD comes from the exons ATGAC gaaagatgagaagaaaCTCGAAAAGAACGAGGAAGAGAACAAGGAGAAGAAAGTTTCAATTGCACAGTTG TTTCGCTACGCCACCTATAAAGAATTGGTTCTACTCTTTATTGGAATCGGAGTTTCGTTAGTGACAGGTGCTGGCCTGCCCTTGATGTCTATACTTCAAGGACGTGTGACACAAGCTTTTGTAAATGAACAAATGTACAGGACGAATACTACTCCAG GGCCAAGTTTCCACTACAACGACACTGACTTCAATCACGATATCATGAATGCCGTGTACGGCTACACGGGGATGGCTCTTGGAATGTTCTTAGCTGCTAATATTCAG GTTTCATGTTTCTTGATAGTTTGCGAGCAAATGAGCAATCGAATTCGTCGGAAGTTCGTTCAAGCGATTCTTCGACAGGACATCCCATGGTTTGATAAAAACAACAGTGGCACGTTAGCTACTAAACTGTTCGA CAATCTCGAACGAGTGAAAGAAGGAACTGGCGACAAGATCGGACTTATGTTCCAGTACACCAGTCAATTCCTAACTG gtTTCGTCATTGCTTTCACACACAGCTGGAAGCTAACACTGGTAATGCTGGCTGTTACACCACTCCAAGCGCTGTGTGGTTTCGGTATCGCTAAA TCAATGTCCACATTCACTATCGCGGAAACAATAAAGTACGCAAAAGCTGGGAAAATCGTGGAACAAGCGATCTCTTCAATTCGTACGGTATGCGCATTGAACGGATTGCACTTTGAGATTGGAAG GTATAAGACGGCTCTTCTTGAAGCTCGTCGTGCTGGTATTCTGAAGAATCTTTTCGTCGGCATATCTTTTTGCCTCATGGGCCTAGTgaacttttcatcttttgcttTGGCTTTTTACGTTGGAATAACATGGGCAGTGGATGGTGAGCTCAAACTACAGGACCTCATGACT ACGTTCTTTTCGGTGATGATGGGCTCACTCGCCTTGGGACAGGCTGGGCCTCAATTCGCAGTTCTGGGAGTTGCTCAAGGAGCCGCAGCCAGCATTTACGAAGTGCTTGACCGG GAACCGGAAATAGATTCATCAAGCAAGTCAGGCCGCCGCGATCTTAAAATCAAAGGCAACATCGAAGTCAAGGACGTTGTGTTTAACTATCCATCCCGACCAGATGTTCCA GTTCTGAAGAAACTGTCACTTAGTGTAAAGGCTGGTGAGACAATTGCACTAGTCGGATCGAGTGGTTGTGGAAAAAGTACGATCGTCAGCTTACTTCTGCGATACTATGATGTTATAGGAGGAGAG ATAATCATAGACGGCGTTCCAATTTCACAGATAAATATCGAATACCTCAGGAATCAGATTGCAGTTGTGTCACAAGAACCAATTCTCTTCAACTGTTCCATCGAGGAAAACATACGG TACGGGAAATTCGATCTTACTCACCAGGAACTTGCAGCTGCTTGCAGAATGGCAAATGTGGAACAGTTCATTAACACGCTTCCGCAA GGCTACCAAACAATCGTCGGCGATCGAGGTACGCAGTTGTCAGGAGGACAGAAGCAACGAGTCGCTATAGCAAGAGCGCTGGTGCGAGATCCTAAAATTCTGCTTTTGGATGAGGCTACCAGTGCACTTGATGCTGAGAGTGAATCAGTGGTACAGAGGGCTCTTGACAAG gCATCGGTTGGTCGTACAACGATTATAATTGCACATCGACTGTCGACAATAAAGAATGCTCACAAGATTATTGCTATGAAG GCAGGTGAGGTTGTGGAATTCGGTACACACTATGAGCTTTTAGCAAACAAAGGCCTCTACTACGATCTCGTCAACGCACAAAGGTTTACCGATGCTGTCGACGATGTCGACG CGCATGTTGAAGTTGAAGACCATGTTGCTAATATGCGACGAGCAAGTCTTGTTTCAAGGGAACTATCAGTTCAAGCAGTGAACGATATGCAG ATAAAAATGAGAGCCGCCACAATAATGACGATGGATGGGCAGGAACAGGACGAaacaaaggagaagaaagatgaTATTACTCGGCTCAAAAAAG aaatgaaaGATGAAGGTGTGAAAAAGACGAATCTGCTCCAAATTTTTACCTACGCAAAGCCTCATTGGATGCCCCTCGTTGTCGGACTTACAGCATGCACTATTGGAGGATTAGTTTATCCTACCTATTCTGTGATATTCATGCAAGTGATCTCG TCCTTCTCGAACACTTCGACACTGCTATCCACCGGTCACTTCTGGGCTCTCATGTTTCTGGTGTTGGCTTTTGTCCAGGGGACAACAATGTTTTCACAG ACATTTTTCATGGGACTTGGAGCGGAAAACCTCACCATGGACTTGCGATCGAAGctattttcaaatatactgTCGCAGGACATGGGGTATTTTGATTCGCCGTTGCATGCATGTGGTAAAATTTGCACTCGCCTTGCTAGCGATGTTCCAAACCTCAGATCG GCTATTGACTTCCGTCTGAGTACAGTAGTTTCCACACTGATCGCTATTGTTGCCGGAATTGTCCTTGCATTTATATATGGATGGCAAATGGCTTTCTTAGTGGTAGGAATCCTACCATTGTTGG cCCATGAGCAGACCCCTTCACCTAAGGAgagtccggctcctccctaccGCACCTATG GTTTTGGACAATCGCTTCGAGTCCGAGTTTACAGTGGAAAGCATCGAAAGAACGCAAAGGATTTTGAAGACTCAGGAAAG GTTGCTATGGAAGCTATAGAACATGTACGAACTGTGCAAGCCCTCACTAAAGAAGAGGCGTTCCATGAGAAATTTTGTCATCACTTGGATAAACCTCACAGGGATGCATTGAAAGAGTCCTTCATTCAGGGAGTCGCCTATGG TTTCGCCTCTGCTGTGGTCTATGTTCTAAATTGTTGCTCATATCGTCTTGGTCTTTATTTAGTTCTACATAGCATCATGCTTCCCATGAAAGTACTTCG TGTAATGTATGCAATCACTATTTCATCAACGACTCTTGGATTTGCTTCTTCGTATTTTCCCGAGTACATGAAAGCAACATTTGCCGGTGGTATTATTTTCAATATGTTGGATCAGAAGCCAAAAATTGATAATTTGTCAAATGAAGGGAAGAGAGAG AAGCTCAGTGGAGCTGTGACATTTAAGAATGTACGATTTTCTTATCCAGAACGCCCTCaactggaaattttgaag GGGCTTTCCTTCACTGCGAGACCTGGAGAAACCTTGGCACTTGTCGGTCCTTCTGGATGTGGTAAAAGTACTGTCGTGTCTCTTATAGAGAGGTTTTACGATATCAAGTCTGGAGAAGTA CTATTGGATTCCCATGACATTCGAACCTTGAATCCTTGTCATACTCGCTCCCAAATCGCTATAGTGTCACAAGAACCAATTCTTTTCGACTGCTCAATCGCAGACAACATTGCGTATGGACTGGAGC AAAGACCATCACAGCCGGAAATTGAAGAAGCAGCCAAAAAGGCTAATATTCACACCTTCATCAGTCAGTTACCTGAT GGCTATAACACCCCAGTAGGAGATAAAGGTACACAGTTGTCAGGcggacaaaaacaaagaattgcTATTGCCAGAGCGCTGGTACGAAGTCCAAAGATTCTTCTTCTGGATGAAGCGACGAGTGCATTAGATACCGAGAGTGAGAAG ATTGTACAAGAAGCCCTGGACCGAGCACGTGAAGGCCGCACATGTATCGTAATAGCACATCGGTTGAGCACAGTCGTTAATGCTGACCAGATTGCTGTCGTAAAAGGAGGAGTCATCGTTGAgcaag GATCTCACAACGAGCTAATGGCCAAACGAGGCTCGTACTTTGAACTGACACAGAAACAATTGGTGAAGGCTTCGAGCGACTAA